Proteins from a genomic interval of Nitrospina gracilis Nb-211:
- a CDS encoding Rieske (2Fe-2S) protein: MKLYIKVMKDGDLPPGKSAIVTVRDQEIALFNYKGKYFAVSNKCPHKGAPLGEGRIEEGVIICPNHEWRFSLESGGCPQNPELKTKVFPVRVHKGVVRIGIDAEEGKKAVGKEKNAVPEALKFKIPTIQKPINPDETL; the protein is encoded by the coding sequence ATGAAACTCTATATCAAAGTCATGAAGGACGGCGACCTGCCTCCGGGCAAATCCGCCATTGTCACCGTGCGGGATCAGGAGATCGCCCTGTTCAATTACAAGGGCAAGTACTTCGCGGTATCGAACAAGTGCCCACACAAAGGGGCGCCTCTCGGGGAGGGACGGATTGAGGAAGGCGTCATCATCTGTCCCAATCACGAGTGGCGATTCAGCCTGGAGTCGGGCGGCTGTCCGCAGAACCCCGAATTGAAAACGAAAGTATTTCCGGTACGCGTTCACAAGGGCGTGGTGCGGATCGGCATCGATGCGGAAGAAGGAAAGAAGGCCGTCGGCAAGGAAAAGAACGCCGTGCCCGAAGCCCTGAAGTTCAAAATTCCCACCATCCAGAAACCGATCAACCCGGACGAAACGCTGTAA
- the tig gene encoding trigger factor: MDYQLEELEGLRRKIKIKVPQNIVSQKIDGAYRELNRQIRMPGFRPGKIPQKILEKQVPLQAMTQMWQDLMQEYYNKALTESGIIPAGPPEIDHSDIEAIDRDKPFTFSVTLDVKPQLKFKNYKGLKFPRTEFKVTDAEVDTEIRKQLEPFGTMEIMPDDYEIQYGDFVSMDFEGTHNGELLEGGTAKGYEVRVGQKKMIAGFEEQLVGHKKGDPFDVKVQLPVDWNKKMRRISMPIPGKDGEDLPDMATFRVHVKQVRKLNLPELTDEFVQAQGEDSVESFRRKIKTGLQAQKEHLEEMHIKQDIFDYLVKEHDVEAPASLVDQEVGFMIDGMKFQIQQSGMSLEDSGFDEERAKEEWRERAVYNTKGYVILDGIAKQEKLNVKQSDLEAEYQRLAEQTGKTMEEVRKTLMSNQEHLNQTTSRLLGQKALNFIYSQCEFEYLSEEEARKRIAERKQEEEKK, translated from the coding sequence ATGGATTACCAACTGGAAGAACTGGAAGGCCTTCGCCGCAAGATCAAGATCAAAGTGCCGCAGAACATCGTGTCGCAGAAGATCGACGGCGCGTACCGCGAACTGAACAGGCAGATCCGCATGCCCGGGTTCCGGCCCGGAAAAATCCCGCAGAAAATCCTGGAAAAGCAGGTGCCCCTGCAGGCGATGACGCAGATGTGGCAGGACCTGATGCAGGAGTATTACAACAAGGCGCTCACCGAGTCCGGCATCATTCCCGCCGGGCCGCCGGAAATCGACCACTCCGACATCGAAGCCATCGACCGCGACAAGCCGTTCACGTTCAGCGTGACACTGGACGTCAAACCCCAACTGAAATTCAAAAACTACAAGGGCCTCAAGTTCCCACGCACCGAGTTCAAGGTCACCGACGCGGAAGTCGATACCGAGATCCGCAAGCAGTTGGAGCCGTTCGGTACGATGGAGATCATGCCCGACGACTACGAAATCCAGTACGGCGACTTTGTGAGCATGGATTTTGAAGGCACGCATAATGGCGAGTTGCTGGAAGGGGGGACGGCGAAGGGCTATGAGGTGCGCGTCGGACAGAAGAAAATGATTGCGGGCTTCGAGGAACAGCTCGTCGGCCATAAAAAGGGTGATCCTTTTGATGTGAAAGTGCAACTGCCGGTGGACTGGAACAAAAAGATGCGCCGCATCAGCATGCCGATTCCGGGTAAAGACGGTGAGGACCTGCCGGACATGGCCACCTTCCGGGTGCATGTCAAACAGGTCAGGAAACTCAACCTGCCGGAGTTGACGGATGAGTTCGTGCAGGCGCAGGGCGAAGATTCGGTGGAGTCCTTCCGGCGCAAGATCAAAACCGGTCTGCAGGCCCAAAAGGAACACCTGGAAGAAATGCATATCAAGCAGGACATCTTCGATTACCTGGTTAAAGAACACGATGTGGAAGCCCCGGCGTCTCTGGTGGATCAGGAAGTCGGCTTCATGATCGACGGCATGAAGTTCCAGATTCAGCAGTCGGGCATGAGCCTGGAGGATTCCGGCTTCGATGAGGAGCGGGCCAAGGAGGAATGGCGCGAACGTGCGGTGTACAATACCAAGGGTTACGTGATTCTGGACGGCATTGCTAAACAGGAAAAGCTGAACGTCAAACAGTCGGACCTGGAAGCCGAATACCAAAGGCTGGCCGAGCAGACAGGGAAGACGATGGAAGAGGTGCGCAAAACCCTGATGTCCAACCAGGAGCACCTGAATCAGACCACCAGCCGCCTGTTGGGACAGAAAGCACTCAACTTCATTTATTCGCAGTGCGAATTCGAGTACCTGAGCGAGGAAGAAGCCCGCAAACGCATCGCCGAGCGTAAACAGGAAGAAGAAAAGAAATGA
- the ispG gene encoding (E)-4-hydroxy-3-methylbut-2-enyl-diphosphate synthase — translation MSANIKPRTTRKIKVGTLTLGGDSPIAVQSMTATRTQDLKATARQIEILEKAGADIIRIAVDSKEDVEALKILRQGSKAIFSVDLQENYRLAPIVAPYVNKIRYNPGHLWHLDKDKTIREKVEFIVNAAREHDLAIRIGVNCGSVDPDYKARYPDDSIEAMVRSAVDHCAMMDELGFENYCVSLKDSDSSKVIEGNRRFAELRPDVPLHLGVTEAGMPPEGIIKTRIAFEQLIPAGIGDTIRVSLTVPDDDKGQEIDVGRSILDDIDNGRFRSVPENFLEGLNIIACPSCSRVENGKFVELAQDVRRMTEYAEKYKITIAVMGCRVNGPGETDDADLGLWCGPAHVNLKKKTETVGAFGYDEILGKLKEELDKLIEDRYGAKEPSIP, via the coding sequence GTGAGTGCAAACATAAAACCCCGAACCACCCGTAAAATCAAAGTCGGCACTTTGACCTTGGGCGGCGACTCCCCGATTGCCGTACAGAGCATGACCGCCACCCGCACGCAGGACCTGAAAGCGACGGCGCGGCAGATCGAAATCCTCGAAAAAGCGGGTGCGGACATCATCCGCATCGCCGTGGACAGCAAGGAAGATGTCGAGGCGCTGAAAATCCTGCGCCAGGGATCGAAGGCGATTTTTTCCGTGGACCTGCAGGAAAACTACCGGCTGGCCCCCATCGTCGCCCCGTATGTCAATAAGATCCGGTACAACCCCGGCCACCTGTGGCATCTCGACAAGGACAAAACCATCCGCGAGAAAGTCGAATTCATCGTCAACGCCGCACGCGAGCACGACCTCGCCATCCGCATCGGCGTCAACTGCGGCTCTGTCGATCCCGATTACAAGGCGCGTTATCCCGATGACAGCATCGAGGCCATGGTGCGCTCGGCGGTGGACCATTGCGCCATGATGGATGAGTTGGGGTTTGAAAACTACTGCGTGTCACTCAAGGATTCCGACAGCAGTAAAGTGATCGAAGGCAACCGACGCTTCGCCGAGCTGCGCCCCGACGTGCCCCTGCATCTTGGGGTGACGGAAGCGGGCATGCCGCCGGAGGGCATCATCAAAACGCGCATTGCATTTGAGCAGTTGATCCCGGCGGGCATCGGCGACACCATCCGCGTCTCCCTCACCGTGCCGGACGACGACAAAGGGCAGGAGATCGACGTCGGTCGCTCCATCCTGGATGACATTGATAATGGCCGGTTCCGGTCGGTGCCGGAGAACTTTCTGGAAGGACTCAACATCATTGCCTGCCCGAGTTGTTCGCGGGTGGAGAACGGCAAGTTCGTGGAACTGGCGCAGGACGTGCGCCGCATGACCGAATACGCGGAGAAGTACAAGATCACCATCGCCGTGATGGGGTGCCGCGTGAATGGGCCGGGGGAAACCGACGACGCCGACCTCGGCCTGTGGTGCGGCCCGGCGCATGTGAACCTGAAGAAGAAAACAGAGACCGTGGGTGCCTTCGGCTACGATGAAATCCTGGGCAAGCTGAAAGAGGAGTTGGACAAACTGATTGAAGACCGTTACGGCGCGAAGGAACCAAGCATTCCGTAA
- a CDS encoding extracellular solute-binding protein — protein MAALLVFPGGVLAEALHGLSLYGPEGLKYKANEPYDYARIDAPKGGHLILSDEGAFTKLNPASLKGVPAPGVNLVFQTPMDASNDDDEPFSQYGSLVEKVELADDRMSMIYHIHKNATFSDGHPVTADDFVFSFELIKDPQYHPFYKQYFHDIEKVEKLDRHRVKYTFAIFNQELPLITGQMLIFPKHIYGKPGKKFGEDFDEIAVGSGPYVVEKYEYGKFITFKRNPNWWAKDLPKNRGRYNFDRITWKIYLDPVAMREAFKGGEFDAHLVASSRDWALDYQGDFVKKGYYLREMVPHKRVAGMQGFVMNMRNDVFKSRRVRAAVAMVYDFDWANKNLFYGQYTRNDCYFDNNPEMKADGLPKGQVLELLLKLRKKHGAQHVPKTVFTKPVGAPGQGVPFEKNVALANKLLNAEGWKLGSGGVRMKNGKSLSWTLYLASPAFQRIVEPYKNNLKKIGADMTVKVVQVAQYEEILRDFKFDMVVMGYPQSRSPGNEQRTMWSSEAADIPGTRNFAGIKNPALDELIDLIVEAKTRKELVDHVQALDRILTHQFYLVHHWYIGADRFVYWNKYSRPEKNPSQASILNNMIEWWWWDESKVEKLKAAREAGTPVN, from the coding sequence TTGGCCGCCCTGCTGGTTTTCCCCGGCGGGGTTCTGGCTGAGGCCCTGCACGGACTGTCGCTGTATGGCCCGGAGGGATTGAAATATAAGGCCAATGAGCCTTACGACTACGCCCGCATCGATGCTCCCAAGGGCGGCCACCTGATTTTGAGCGACGAGGGGGCCTTCACCAAGCTGAATCCGGCCTCGCTGAAGGGCGTTCCCGCTCCGGGCGTCAATCTCGTATTCCAGACTCCTATGGACGCGTCCAATGACGACGATGAGCCATTCTCCCAGTACGGGAGCCTGGTGGAGAAAGTCGAACTGGCGGATGACCGCATGTCGATGATCTACCATATCCACAAAAACGCCACCTTTTCCGACGGCCACCCGGTGACGGCGGACGATTTCGTGTTTTCCTTCGAACTCATCAAAGACCCGCAATACCATCCCTTCTACAAGCAGTATTTCCATGACATCGAAAAAGTGGAAAAGCTGGACCGCCACCGGGTGAAGTATACCTTCGCCATCTTCAACCAGGAACTGCCGCTCATCACCGGGCAGATGTTGATCTTCCCCAAACACATTTACGGCAAACCGGGTAAGAAATTCGGCGAGGATTTCGACGAAATCGCCGTGGGGAGCGGCCCCTATGTGGTCGAGAAATACGAGTACGGCAAATTCATCACCTTCAAGCGCAATCCCAACTGGTGGGCCAAAGACCTGCCGAAGAACCGCGGCCGTTACAATTTCGACCGCATCACCTGGAAAATTTATCTCGATCCGGTCGCCATGCGCGAGGCGTTCAAGGGCGGCGAGTTCGACGCCCACCTGGTTGCTAGCTCACGCGACTGGGCGCTGGACTACCAGGGCGACTTCGTGAAAAAAGGATATTATCTGCGCGAGATGGTGCCGCACAAGCGGGTGGCGGGCATGCAGGGGTTCGTCATGAACATGCGTAATGACGTTTTTAAATCGCGCCGCGTGCGCGCCGCCGTTGCCATGGTGTACGACTTCGACTGGGCCAACAAAAACCTGTTCTACGGTCAGTACACGCGGAACGACTGCTACTTCGACAACAATCCGGAGATGAAAGCCGACGGGCTGCCCAAAGGACAGGTGCTGGAGTTGTTGCTGAAGCTGAGAAAAAAACACGGCGCACAGCACGTGCCCAAAACCGTGTTCACCAAACCCGTCGGCGCACCGGGACAGGGAGTTCCGTTTGAGAAAAACGTGGCGCTCGCCAATAAACTGCTGAATGCAGAAGGTTGGAAGCTGGGATCGGGCGGCGTGCGCATGAAAAACGGCAAATCCCTCAGCTGGACCCTGTACCTCGCCAGCCCGGCATTCCAGCGCATCGTCGAGCCGTACAAGAACAACCTGAAAAAAATCGGCGCCGATATGACGGTCAAGGTGGTGCAGGTGGCGCAGTACGAGGAAATCCTGCGCGACTTCAAGTTCGACATGGTCGTCATGGGCTACCCGCAGAGCCGCTCGCCGGGCAACGAACAGCGGACCATGTGGAGCAGCGAGGCGGCGGACATCCCCGGCACGCGCAATTTCGCGGGCATCAAAAACCCCGCCCTCGACGAGTTGATCGACCTCATTGTCGAAGCCAAAACCCGCAAGGAGCTGGTGGACCACGTGCAGGCACTCGACCGCATCCTGACCCACCAGTTTTACCTGGTCCACCACTGGTACATCGGCGCCGACCGCTTTGTGTACTGGAACAAATACTCCCGCCCGGAGAAAAATCCTTCGCAGGCGTCCATCCTGAACAACATGATCGAATGGTGGTGGTGGGATGAGTCCAAAGTTGAAAAGCTGAAAGCCGCGCGCGAGGCAGGCACACCGGTCAACTGA
- a CDS encoding ABC transporter permease subunit, with protein sequence MFSYIIRRLLLMFPTLVGIVTITFVVVQFVPGGPIDQIKSLLRGHAGVMGEAGGAALDNRSLKAQEIDPRHMEQLKKIYHLDRPLWERYLRTFIWYDPKNPEAPFTERFFTHTNWDGFLVFQFGDSFYRNKSVLELIKEKLPVSASLGVISFFVSYIVCIMLGIAKAVKNGQPFDTWTSLVVLIGYSTPGFVLGIFLIVFFGPGDSAIMHLIPSGKLTSSEVPGYADWSFWEKLVDYLHHLIAPLLCFMVGSFATLTILTKNSIIEEMRKQYVITARAKGCTEQRVLYKHILKNALIPLVTGFPIGFLAMFFTGSLLIEQIFTLDGLGRLSYEAVIQRDYPIVLGTLFIFSLLALVGQLLTDISYVIIDRRITFEDTQG encoded by the coding sequence ATGTTCAGTTACATCATCCGCCGTCTACTTCTGATGTTCCCCACGCTGGTGGGCATCGTCACCATCACCTTCGTTGTCGTGCAGTTCGTGCCGGGCGGACCCATCGACCAGATCAAATCACTCCTGCGCGGACACGCCGGAGTGATGGGAGAAGCGGGAGGCGCGGCCCTGGACAACCGCAGTCTCAAGGCGCAGGAGATCGATCCGCGCCACATGGAGCAACTCAAAAAAATCTACCATCTCGACCGCCCGTTGTGGGAACGGTATCTTCGCACCTTCATCTGGTACGATCCGAAAAACCCCGAAGCCCCGTTCACCGAGCGGTTCTTCACCCATACCAACTGGGACGGTTTTCTCGTATTCCAGTTCGGCGACTCGTTTTACCGCAACAAGTCGGTACTGGAACTCATCAAGGAAAAGCTTCCCGTCTCGGCATCGCTGGGCGTCATCAGTTTCTTCGTCAGCTACATCGTGTGCATCATGCTGGGCATCGCCAAGGCGGTGAAAAACGGCCAGCCCTTCGACACATGGACCAGCCTGGTGGTGCTCATTGGTTACAGCACGCCGGGGTTCGTACTGGGAATTTTTCTCATCGTGTTCTTCGGTCCGGGTGACAGCGCCATCATGCACCTCATCCCGTCAGGAAAACTCACGTCTTCCGAGGTGCCTGGGTACGCCGACTGGAGTTTCTGGGAGAAACTGGTCGATTACCTTCATCACCTGATCGCACCGCTGTTATGCTTCATGGTGGGCAGTTTCGCCACGCTGACCATCCTCACCAAAAACTCCATCATCGAGGAAATGCGCAAGCAGTATGTCATCACCGCCCGCGCCAAGGGGTGCACCGAACAGCGCGTGCTGTACAAGCACATCCTGAAAAACGCGCTCATCCCGCTCGTCACCGGCTTTCCCATAGGCTTCCTCGCCATGTTTTTTACCGGATCGCTGTTGATCGAGCAGATCTTCACGCTCGACGGTCTGGGCCGGCTGTCTTATGAAGCCGTCATTCAGCGCGATTACCCCATCGTGCTGGGCACGCTGTTTATTTTTTCCCTGCTGGCGCTGGTGGGTCAATTGCTGACCGACATCTCGTACGTCATCATCGACCGCCGCATCACGTTCGAGGACACACAGGGCTGA
- a CDS encoding ABC transporter ATP-binding protein, protein MMLEVQDLKTHFRVANGQLAKAVDGISFGLERGKTLALVGESGCGKSQTAFSIMRLIAENGFHPSGKIFLDRRDLTQLDEETMRGIRGNDIGMIFQEPMTSLNPLYRISNQLEEALRIHREMRKGDARLRSIELLEQVGIPDPEKRIDDYPHQLSGGMKQRVMIAMALACEPKLLIADEPTTALDVTIQAQVLKLMADLQKKMGMAILLITHDMGIVNQMADDICIMYAGRIVEHGTREQIFTHMAHPYTRRLFDSIPKAGDQTYLLNTIPGMVPPATEYGEGCLFADRCSFVMDVCRRVDSPIYTLERGHTVRCHLFETRTGTAVEEDKARIPAPPKPITPETLMSIKALKTWFPVRKGVFRTVSAHVKAVDHVDLDIQRGSTVALVGESGCGKTTLGESILRLNREVRGTVRFHGQDLMALSNTDMKKMRKSLQIIFQDPFGSLSPRMRIEDIVGEGLEVHFPHLTERKRKDRIAKALKEVGLGASAMERYPHEFSGGQRQRISIARGLILEPEFLVLDEPTSALDVSVQAQVLNLLRELQAAHRLTYLFITHNLSVVQYMADVVAIMYLGRIVEYAPARDLFDNPLHPYTQTLLKAVPTLGERKPFEAVVGDVPSPLNPPQGCHFHPRCPIFRSEPEGSPLRKKCLEQYPEQKVKGNAYAACHAVG, encoded by the coding sequence ATGATGCTCGAAGTCCAAGACCTGAAAACACACTTCCGCGTGGCCAACGGCCAACTGGCGAAAGCGGTGGACGGCATCAGCTTCGGCTTGGAGCGCGGCAAAACGCTGGCGCTGGTGGGGGAATCCGGGTGCGGCAAAAGCCAGACGGCGTTTTCCATCATGCGCCTCATCGCCGAAAACGGATTTCATCCCAGTGGTAAAATTTTTCTCGACCGCCGCGACCTCACCCAGCTCGACGAGGAAACCATGCGCGGCATCCGCGGCAACGACATCGGCATGATCTTTCAGGAGCCGATGACGTCACTCAATCCGCTCTACCGTATCAGCAATCAATTGGAGGAGGCCCTGCGCATCCACCGCGAAATGCGGAAAGGCGATGCGCGTTTGCGCTCCATCGAACTGCTCGAACAGGTGGGAATCCCCGATCCGGAAAAACGCATCGACGACTACCCGCACCAGCTCTCCGGCGGCATGAAGCAGAGGGTGATGATCGCCATGGCCCTCGCCTGCGAACCGAAGCTGTTGATCGCCGACGAACCGACCACCGCGCTCGACGTCACCATCCAGGCGCAGGTATTGAAGCTGATGGCCGATCTGCAGAAAAAGATGGGCATGGCCATCCTGCTGATCACGCACGACATGGGCATCGTCAACCAGATGGCCGACGACATCTGCATCATGTACGCCGGGCGTATTGTCGAACACGGAACGCGCGAACAGATTTTCACGCATATGGCGCATCCCTACACGCGGCGGCTGTTCGACTCGATTCCCAAGGCAGGCGACCAGACCTATCTGCTGAACACCATCCCCGGCATGGTGCCCCCGGCCACCGAATACGGCGAAGGTTGTCTGTTCGCCGACCGGTGCTCGTTTGTGATGGATGTCTGCCGTCGCGTGGACAGTCCCATCTACACCCTCGAGCGCGGCCACACGGTGCGTTGCCACCTGTTCGAAACGAGAACCGGCACTGCCGTGGAAGAAGACAAGGCACGCATCCCGGCGCCGCCGAAACCGATCACACCCGAAACGCTGATGTCCATCAAGGCACTCAAAACTTGGTTTCCAGTGCGCAAGGGCGTGTTCCGCACCGTGTCAGCGCATGTGAAGGCGGTCGATCACGTCGATCTCGACATCCAACGCGGCTCCACGGTGGCACTGGTCGGCGAATCCGGGTGCGGCAAGACGACGCTCGGCGAATCCATCCTGCGTCTCAACCGCGAAGTGCGGGGCACAGTGCGTTTTCACGGACAGGACCTGATGGCCCTCTCCAACACCGATATGAAAAAAATGCGGAAGTCCTTGCAGATCATTTTCCAGGACCCGTTCGGCTCACTCTCTCCACGCATGCGCATCGAGGACATTGTGGGCGAAGGACTGGAGGTGCACTTTCCTCACCTGACCGAACGGAAACGGAAGGACCGTATCGCGAAAGCGCTGAAGGAAGTGGGACTGGGGGCGTCGGCGATGGAACGGTATCCTCACGAGTTTTCCGGCGGTCAGCGCCAGCGCATCAGCATCGCGCGCGGGCTCATACTGGAACCGGAGTTTCTGGTGCTCGACGAACCGACCAGCGCGCTCGATGTTTCCGTGCAGGCGCAGGTGTTGAATCTGCTAAGGGAGTTGCAGGCGGCGCACCGGCTGACGTACCTGTTCATCACCCACAACCTGAGCGTGGTGCAGTACATGGCGGACGTGGTGGCGATCATGTACCTCGGCCGGATCGTGGAGTACGCCCCGGCCAGGGACCTGTTCGACAACCCGTTGCATCCGTACACACAGACCTTGCTGAAAGCAGTGCCGACGCTGGGCGAGCGCAAGCCCTTTGAGGCGGTGGTGGGCGATGTGCCCTCGCCGCTCAACCCGCCACAGGGGTGTCATTTCCATCCGCGCTGTCCGATTTTCCGGAGCGAGCCGGAGGGATCGCCTCTGCGCAAAAAATGTCTGGAACAGTACCCCGAGCAGAAAGTCAAAGGCAATGCGTACGCCGCCTGCCACGCTGTGGGGTGA
- a CDS encoding proline dehydrogenase family protein produces the protein MRILYPFAKRFIAGEDLATALKNICKLNENGFLCTIDVLGEDTHTPEQAANARDEYIALLRAIETHPTPQDLSVKLSQMGLAFDYDLCKQNVEAVIDAAGQNTVRFDMEGSNLTQGILDMCLDLHEAHPRLGIVLQAYLHRTERDIATMIDKQISVRLCKGAYKEPETIAFQDMQDIRENFLKLAHVLLKEGHQPAIATHDETLIRHVLKFIEKENIKPEQFYFELLYGVRRDLQQHLLDLGYRVRIYVPYGNAWLPYTLRRLAERKENILFVVKSLIRETLGLRKLGK, from the coding sequence ATGCGCATTCTCTATCCATTCGCCAAGCGGTTCATCGCCGGGGAAGACCTCGCCACGGCTCTCAAAAACATCTGCAAACTAAATGAGAACGGTTTCCTTTGCACCATCGACGTGCTGGGAGAGGACACCCACACCCCCGAACAGGCGGCCAACGCGCGCGACGAATACATCGCCCTGCTGAGAGCCATCGAGACCCACCCCACGCCGCAGGACCTGTCGGTGAAGCTGAGCCAGATGGGCCTCGCCTTCGACTACGACCTGTGCAAACAAAACGTGGAGGCGGTGATCGACGCCGCCGGACAGAACACCGTGCGCTTCGACATGGAAGGTTCCAACCTGACGCAGGGCATCCTCGACATGTGCCTCGATCTGCACGAGGCGCACCCCCGCCTCGGTATCGTCTTACAGGCTTACCTGCACCGCACGGAACGGGATATCGCCACCATGATCGACAAGCAAATCTCCGTCCGTCTGTGCAAGGGGGCGTACAAGGAGCCGGAGACCATCGCTTTTCAGGACATGCAGGACATCCGCGAAAATTTCCTGAAACTTGCGCACGTGCTGTTGAAGGAAGGACATCAGCCCGCCATCGCCACGCACGACGAGACGCTCATCCGTCACGTGCTGAAATTCATTGAAAAGGAAAATATCAAGCCGGAGCAGTTTTACTTTGAATTGCTGTACGGCGTTCGGCGGGACCTGCAACAGCACCTGCTCGACCTCGGGTACCGGGTGCGTATATACGTGCCATACGGGAACGCATGGCTGCCCTACACGCTGAGGCGGCTGGCAGAGCGGAAGGAAAACATCCTGTTCGTGGTCAAAAGCCTGATCCGTGAAACGCTGGGATTGCGCAAACTGGGAAAATAG